The Streptomyces achromogenes DNA segment CGGTGCTGCGCGAGGCCGGCATCCAGGCCGAAGTCCTCATCCGGCCGCGGCACTTCGTCTCCGTCCACCGGGTCTCCCGCAAACGCGGCCGGCTGCGGGGCTGCGACTTCGGCCGGCTGCTGGTGCTGGTGAACGAGGACGCCGACTGCTACGCCGTGCTGGGCGAACTGCACACCTGTATGACGCCGGTCGTCTCGGAGTTCAAGGACTTCATCGCGGTTCCCAAGTTCAACCTGTACCAGTCGCTGCACACCGCGGTGGCCCGCGAGGACGGCCAGGTCGCGGAAGTCCTCATCCGCACGCACCAGATGCACAAGGTCGCCGAGGCCGGCGTCATCGCGCTCGGCAACCCCTACACGGCCTCCGCGGACGAACAGAGCGGCCAGGGCGCGCCCGCGGACGGGGAGCGCGTCGACCCCACCCGGCCCGGCTGGCTCTCCCGCCTCCTGGACTGGCAGGAGGCCGCGTCCGATCCCGACACCTTCTGGTCGACCCTGCGCGAGGACCTCGCCCAGGACCGCGAGATCACCGTCTACCGTCCCGACGGCGGCGCCCTCGGTCTGCCCGAGGGAGCGACCTGCGTGGACGCCGCCTACGCGCAGTACGGCGAAGACGCCCACGCCTGCATCGGCGCCCGGGTGAACGGCCGGCTGGCGACGCTCAGCACCGTCCTGCGGGACGGCGACACCGTCCAGCTCCTCATGGGCCAGGACCCCGCCTCGGAGCCCTCCCGGGAGTGGCTGGAGCACGCCCACACCCCCGCCGCCCGGATCGCCATCCAGCGCTGGCTGACGACGCACCCGGCGCCCGCCGAGGACGCGGCCGCCGAACCCGCCGCCGGGCCCGCCGGGACCGCACCGCCGGCCCGTCGGTCCGCGGCCGACACCGCCCCGGCGGACCCGTCCGCGCCGCGCCCCGGAGCCGCGATCACCGTCGTCGACCGGCCCGACGCGACCGTCCGGCTCGCGGGGTGCTGCACGCCCGTGCCGCTCGACGAGGTCACCGGCTTCTCGGTACGCGGGGGAGTGGTGACCGTGCACCGCGTCGAGTGCGCCGCCGTGGCGCGCATGGCGGAGGCGGGGCGCGAGGAGGTCGCCGTGCGCTGGGGCGACACCACCGGATGCCGGGTCACCCTGGTCGCCGAGTCGTTCGGACGCCCCCACCTGCTCGCCGACCTCACCGAGGCCATGGCGCTCGAGGGCGCCGAGATCGTCTCCGCCACGGTCGAGCCGCCGAGCCAGCAGCGGGTACGTCACACCTACACCGTCCAACTGCCCGACGCGGCCCACCTGCCCGCCCTGCTGCGGGCCATGCGCAACGTGCCCGGCGTGTACGACGTGGGGCGCGCGCAGCACCACGCCGCGGCCTCCTCCGTGACGAGGTAGGTCTGCCCACGCGCGCGTGAGCCACCCGTTCGGGTGGGCCGGGCGCGCGTCGCCGACGCGGCACCCCCGCCCGCTGGTAGCGGTGGTGCATGCTGCCAACCCCCCGCGCCCGGCTGAAGTCCGCGCTGCAGACCCCCCGCGCCCGGCTGAAGTCCGCGCTGCTCGCCTCGGCCGTCTCCGTCTGCCTCGTCGCCGCGGGCGCGCCTGCGGCCCCGCTCGGCGTCGGCGACCGCCTCTTCCCGAACCTGGGCAACCCCGGCTACGACGTCGCGTCGTACGACCTGTCCTTCACCTACTCCGGCGCCAACGACAAGCCGCTCCAGGCCGTCACCGTCATCAACGCCTGGACCACCGCCGCCCTGGACCGGATCAACCTCGACTTCGCGCACGGCAAGGTCGACTCGGTCGAGGTGGACGGCAGGCCGGCCGCCTTCACCGGTGTGGACGACGACCTGGTGATCACTCCGCGGGACGCGCTCGTCCCGGGGAGCTGGATGCGCGTCACCGTGCGGCACACCAGCGATCCCGTGATGAGCGGCGACCGCGACGGCGGCTGGGTCAGGACCGCGGACGGCCTCGCCATGGCCAACCAGGCGGACGCCGCGCACCTCGTCTTCCCGTGCAACGACCACCCCTCCGACAAGGCCATGTTCACCATCCGGGTGACCGCGCCGGACGCCTACACGGCCGTCGCCAACGGGCTGCCCGCCGGCGTGGAGAAGGCCGGCGGGACGACCACCTGGACGTACCGCGGTCAGCACCCCATGGCGACCGAGCTCGCCCAGGTGTCCGTGGGCCGCTCCACCGTCGTGCACCGCGAGGGGCCGCACGCGCTGCCGCTGCGGGACGTCGTGCCCACCAAGGACCGCGCCCTCCTCGAGCCCTGGCTGAAGAAGACCCCCGAACAGATCGCGTGGCTGGAGCGCAGGGTCGGCCCCTACCCCTTCGAGACCTACGGTCTGCTCATGGCCGACGCCTCCACCGGGTTCGAACTCGAGACGCAGACCCTGTCCCTCTTCGAGAAGGACCTCTTCACCCAGCCCGCCTACCCCAAGTGGTACGTCGAGTCGATCATGGTCCATGAGCTGGCCCACCAGTGGTTCGGCGACAGTGTCTCGCCGCGCACCTGGTCGGACCTGTGGCTGAACGAGGGACACGCCACCTGGTACGAGGCGCTGTACGCGGAGGAGAAGTCGGGCCGCACCCTGGACGCGCGCATGAAGGCCGCCTACGGCGCCTCCGACCGCTGGCGCGCCGCGGGAGGACCGCCCGCCCTGCCCAAGGCGCCGACGGCCGGCCAGAAGATCAGCATCTTCCGCCCCAACGTGTACGACGGCGCCGCACTCGTCCTGTACGCACTGCGCCAGGAGATCGGGCGGGCCGCGTTCGAGCACCTGGAGCGCGCCTGGACGCACAACCACGGGGACTCGACGGCGAGCACGGCAGACTTCGCCCGCCTCGCCGAGAACGTCTCCGGACGCGACCTGACCCCGTTCTTCACGGAGTGGCTCTACGGCGAGAAGACCCCGCCGATGCCGGGCCACCCGGACTGGAAGGCGACGGCGCCGGTGGTGAAGACTCCGGTCGTGAAGAACCCGGCCGGGAACGCACCGAAGCCCGCTCCGCAGGCCCCGCCCGCCGCGAAATAAGGCCGTGACGAGACGGGCCGTGCCGTGCGACCATCGTCAGGTCGCCGCGGCACGGGACACGGGAATCTCCCGGACCCCTCGTGCGTTGTGCAGCGTGTAGGACGCCGACTCGGCATCTGTCAACGACGTAAGGATCCAATGACCTCCTCTTCTTCCTTTTCCCAGGACACCCAGCGCATGGCGCACGCCTACCCCGAAGGTCTTCGGGCCGATGCCCTGATGGAAGAGGACGTCGCCTGGAGTCACGAGATCGACGGAGACCGGGACGGCGAACAGTTCGACCGTTCCGAGCGCGCGGCACTGCGCCGCGTGGCAGGCCTCTCCACCGAGCTCGAGGACGTCACCGAGGTCGAGTACCGCCAGCTCCGTCTGGAGCGGGTCGTGCTCGTGGGCGTCTGGACCACGGGAAGCGCGCAGGACGCGGACAACTCCCTCGCGGAGCTGGCCGCCCTCGCGGAGACCGCGGGCGCGCTCGTGCTCGACGGCGTCATCCAGCGCCGTGACAAGCCCGACGCGGCCACCTACATCGGCTCCGGCAAGGCGAACGAGCTGCGCGACATCGTGCTCGAGACGGGTGCCGACACCGTCATCTGCGACGGTGAGCTCAGCCCGGGCCAGCTCATCCACCTCGAGGACGTCGTCAAGGTCAAGGTCATCGACCGTACGGCCCTGATCCTCGACATCTTCGCCCAGCACGCCAAGTCCCGAGAGGGCAAGGCGCAGGTCGCGCTCGCGCAGATGCAGTACATGCTGCCGAGGCTGCGCGGCTGGGGTCAGTCGCTGTCCCGTCAGATGGGCGGCGGCAAGGGCGGCGGTCTCGCCACCCGCGGTCCCGGTGAGACCAAGATCGAGACGGACCGGCGGCGGATCCGCGAGAAGATGGCGAAGATGCGCCGGGAGATCGCGGAGATGAAGACCGGCCGCGAGATCAAGCGCCAGGAGCGCAAGCGTCACAAGGTGCCGTCCGTCGCCATCGCGGGCTACACCAACGCGGGCAAGTCCTCCCTGCTCAACCGCCTCACGGGCGCGGGCGTCCTGGTCGAGAACGCCCTGTTCGCGACCCTGGACCCGACCGTGCGCCGGGCCGAGACGCCCAGCGGCCGCCTGTACACCCTGGCGGACACCGTCGGATTCGTCCGGCACCTGCCGCACCACCTGGTCGAGGCGTTCCGCTCCACCATGGAGGAGGTCGGTGAGTCCGACCTGATCCTGCACGTGGTGGACGGCTCGCACCCGAACCCGGAGGAGCAGCTGGCGGCGGTGCGCGAGGTGGTCCGGGACGTCGGCGCCACCGGCGTGCCCGAGATCGTCGTCATCAACAAGGCGGACGCGGCCGACCCGCTGACGCTGCAGCGGCTGATGAGGGTCGAGAAGCGCTCCATCGCGGTCTCCGCCCGCACCGGCCAGGGCATCGAGGAACTGCTCGCGCTGATCGACAGCGAGCTCCCGAGGCCGTCCGTGGAGGTCGAGGCGCTCGTGCCCTACACCCACGGCAAGCTGGTCGCCCGTGCCCACGACGAGGGCGAGGTGATCTCCGCGGAGCACACGGCGGAGGGCACCCTGCTCAAGGCGCGGGTGCACGAGGAGCTGGCGGCGGAACTCGCGCCCTACGTGCCGGCGCCGGCCGCCTGAGCCGTCGTCCTGGTCCGCTGAACGCGCGATGGCCCGCCCCCCGCGGCAAGCGGGGGGCGGGCCATCGCGCGTGCGTGCGGCCGAGCGCCGCCGTCGGTCCTGGCTACCGGTTGGCGAACTTCTTGCTCACCGAGTCGTACACGCCCTTGGCCACGTCGTTCAGCCGCGGGCCCGCGAGCCAGCCGGCGCGCACCGGGCCGATCGAGGTGTTCGACACCAGCGCGGGCTTTCCGTCCGAGCCCGTGGCGACCCAGCCGCCGCCCGAGGCGCCGCCGGTCATCGTGCAGCCGATGCGGTACATCGTCGGGTCCGCGGTGCTCAGCGAGAACCGTCCCGGCTTGTCCTTGCACTGGTAGAGCTTCTGCCCGTCGTAGGGCGCCGCCGCCGGGTAGCCGGTCGCGGTGATGCGACCCACCTTCGGCACCGCCGGGGCCTTGAAGTCCACCGGGAGCGCCGAACCGACCGTCTCCTCCAGGGATTTGCCGGAACCGCCCTCCTCCGGCGTCACATGGATGACGGCGTAGTCGTAGGAGGCGCCGTCACCGCCGTTCTGGCCGCCCTGGGCGATCCACTGGTCGGAGGTCTGCGCCCAGTCCCCCCACCACACACCGTAGGGAGCCGCCTCCTCCTTGGTCGCCGACTCCATCCGCGCGGCCGACTTGCCCGAGTCGTTGTACGACGGGACGAACGCGATGTTCCGGTACCAGCCGCCCTTCTTGCCGGCGTGCACACAGTGACCCGCCGTCCAGACCAGGTTGGACTTTCCCGGGTGGGCCGGATCCTG contains these protein-coding regions:
- a CDS encoding M1 family metallopeptidase; this translates as MLPTPRARLKSALQTPRARLKSALLASAVSVCLVAAGAPAAPLGVGDRLFPNLGNPGYDVASYDLSFTYSGANDKPLQAVTVINAWTTAALDRINLDFAHGKVDSVEVDGRPAAFTGVDDDLVITPRDALVPGSWMRVTVRHTSDPVMSGDRDGGWVRTADGLAMANQADAAHLVFPCNDHPSDKAMFTIRVTAPDAYTAVANGLPAGVEKAGGTTTWTYRGQHPMATELAQVSVGRSTVVHREGPHALPLRDVVPTKDRALLEPWLKKTPEQIAWLERRVGPYPFETYGLLMADASTGFELETQTLSLFEKDLFTQPAYPKWYVESIMVHELAHQWFGDSVSPRTWSDLWLNEGHATWYEALYAEEKSGRTLDARMKAAYGASDRWRAAGGPPALPKAPTAGQKISIFRPNVYDGAALVLYALRQEIGRAAFEHLERAWTHNHGDSTASTADFARLAENVSGRDLTPFFTEWLYGEKTPPMPGHPDWKATAPVVKTPVVKNPAGNAPKPAPQAPPAAK
- a CDS encoding trypsin-like serine peptidase; the protein is MRSIRPSSTARRGRNARRRTSPVLSALALASVLALTATACDSGDADASGQASASASATDDGKITIPDDIKDRLKEHGIDLDKWKNGAWKNWDRDDWLREAQDYVNPIIKGLWDPDRMREAEDPDRGVDDSDLSGDQGVTDPTPAAVEAKAVSPAYHANAPQAGKVFFDSPEGTMVCSATVVQDPAHPGKSNLVWTAGHCVHAGKKGGWYRNIAFVPSYNDSGKSAARMESATKEEAAPYGVWWGDWAQTSDQWIAQGGQNGGDGASYDYAVIHVTPEEGGSGKSLEETVGSALPVDFKAPAVPKVGRITATGYPAAAPYDGQKLYQCKDKPGRFSLSTADPTMYRIGCTMTGGASGGGWVATGSDGKPALVSNTSIGPVRAGWLAGPRLNDVAKGVYDSVSKKFANR
- a CDS encoding RelA/SpoT family protein, whose amino-acid sequence is MSAEATNPATPGPVTPATPRRRSLPRIDLRRLGRAALLGSASRGRLPDAISHVVEVHRAHHPDADLEPLHRAYVLAESSHRGQMRKSGEPYITHPLAVTLILAELGAETTALTASLLHDTVEDTDVTLDQVGEEFGAEVRYLVDGVTKLEKVDYGAAAEPETFRKMLVATGNDVRVMSIKLADRLHNMRTLGVMRPEKQARIAKVTRDVLIPLAERLGVQALKTELEDLVFAILHPEEYAHTRELIAGNAAQETDPLAEFADVMRTVLREAGIQAEVLIRPRHFVSVHRVSRKRGRLRGCDFGRLLVLVNEDADCYAVLGELHTCMTPVVSEFKDFIAVPKFNLYQSLHTAVAREDGQVAEVLIRTHQMHKVAEAGVIALGNPYTASADEQSGQGAPADGERVDPTRPGWLSRLLDWQEAASDPDTFWSTLREDLAQDREITVYRPDGGALGLPEGATCVDAAYAQYGEDAHACIGARVNGRLATLSTVLRDGDTVQLLMGQDPASEPSREWLEHAHTPAARIAIQRWLTTHPAPAEDAAAEPAAGPAGTAPPARRSAADTAPADPSAPRPGAAITVVDRPDATVRLAGCCTPVPLDEVTGFSVRGGVVTVHRVECAAVARMAEAGREEVAVRWGDTTGCRVTLVAESFGRPHLLADLTEAMALEGAEIVSATVEPPSQQRVRHTYTVQLPDAAHLPALLRAMRNVPGVYDVGRAQHHAAASSVTR
- the hflX gene encoding GTPase HflX — encoded protein: MTSSSSFSQDTQRMAHAYPEGLRADALMEEDVAWSHEIDGDRDGEQFDRSERAALRRVAGLSTELEDVTEVEYRQLRLERVVLVGVWTTGSAQDADNSLAELAALAETAGALVLDGVIQRRDKPDAATYIGSGKANELRDIVLETGADTVICDGELSPGQLIHLEDVVKVKVIDRTALILDIFAQHAKSREGKAQVALAQMQYMLPRLRGWGQSLSRQMGGGKGGGLATRGPGETKIETDRRRIREKMAKMRREIAEMKTGREIKRQERKRHKVPSVAIAGYTNAGKSSLLNRLTGAGVLVENALFATLDPTVRRAETPSGRLYTLADTVGFVRHLPHHLVEAFRSTMEEVGESDLILHVVDGSHPNPEEQLAAVREVVRDVGATGVPEIVVINKADAADPLTLQRLMRVEKRSIAVSARTGQGIEELLALIDSELPRPSVEVEALVPYTHGKLVARAHDEGEVISAEHTAEGTLLKARVHEELAAELAPYVPAPAA